The following proteins are co-located in the Rippkaea orientalis PCC 8801 genome:
- a CDS encoding class I SAM-dependent methyltransferase — MNSTDFLAFIESQIEEHPELVETLKVAAHKASPETVALLDYPIILKRRWDGSNPHRQLQDLFNQQRDIYKAYLESFLPLASYFADIEDQPADYYTSPKPCWLNGWLPSLDGISLYCLIANTKPKLYMEVGSGNSTKFAHKAIVDHGLDTKIISIDPYPRAEIDKICNEIIRQPVEEVNLDVFKQLEANDILFIDNSHRVFMNSDVTTVFLEVIPQLASGVLVEIHDICLPYDYPQDWISRYYSEQYLLAAYILAKGELFDIILPNMFISHEPELINVLQPLRETAKIQHLPQHGCSFWVKMK; from the coding sequence ATGAATAGTACTGATTTCTTAGCGTTTATTGAGTCACAAATCGAGGAACACCCTGAACTGGTGGAAACCCTCAAGGTGGCCGCCCACAAAGCATCACCGGAAACCGTTGCGCTGTTGGATTATCCCATTATCTTAAAACGCAGATGGGATGGAAGTAACCCCCATCGACAACTTCAAGATCTATTTAATCAACAACGAGATATTTATAAAGCGTACCTAGAGTCATTTTTACCCCTTGCCAGTTACTTTGCGGATATTGAAGATCAGCCGGCCGACTACTACACATCGCCTAAACCCTGTTGGCTAAATGGTTGGCTACCGTCTCTTGATGGTATCTCGCTGTATTGCTTAATTGCCAATACCAAACCTAAACTCTACATGGAGGTCGGTTCGGGTAATTCCACCAAGTTTGCCCACAAAGCCATTGTCGATCATGGACTGGACACCAAAATTATCTCCATTGATCCCTATCCTCGCGCAGAAATTGATAAAATTTGTAACGAAATCATCAGACAGCCCGTAGAAGAGGTGAATCTCGATGTGTTTAAACAACTAGAGGCCAATGATATTCTGTTCATCGATAACTCCCACCGAGTTTTTATGAACTCCGATGTTACCACGGTTTTCTTAGAAGTGATTCCCCAATTAGCGTCAGGCGTTTTAGTGGAGATACACGATATTTGTCTCCCCTATGACTACCCGCAAGATTGGATCAGTCGCTATTATTCGGAACAGTATTTATTGGCAGCGTACATCTTAGCTAAAGGAGAATTGTTTGACATTATTCTTCCGAATATGTTTATTAGCCATGAGCCCGAATTAATTAATGTGCTTCAACCCCTGAGGGAAACAGCAAAAATTCAACACCTTCCCCAACATGGCTGTTCATTTTGGGTAAAGATGAAATAG
- a CDS encoding cation:proton antiporter, translating into MINFSNVFSEIACILAIATGVGALALWLRQPLIMAFIIVGILVGPAGLGIVISTQQVELLAELGIALLLFVVGLKLDPHEIESVGLVALITAVGQILITGILGYLIAISLGINQLSAFYIATALSFSSTIIIVKLLSDKREIDALHGRIALGILIIQDIVVVIVMIALTAFQGSSQQSLSQEILMVVLKGGGFLGLVTLLTRYVLPKLLHSLAHSTELLLIFAISWAIALAAIGDELGFSKEVGAFIAGVSLASTHYRATLGARLVSLRDFLLLFFFINLGIHINLNHLTTGIIPAVIFSLFVLVGKPLMVMILMSLMGHRKYTSAITSFSLGQISEFSLILASLGVELGHISDNTLGLITLVGLMTMAVSTYMIIDSHTLYEWFTPALSYLDRLIPHSHRKLGDLERVDIPPVDIILFGLGRYGGSLIQYLQEQGLQVLGVDFNPELVREWREKGILAFYGDVEDPEFAATLPLNEAKWIVSTLPGSRIGLLLLHTLQHRRFAGKTALTSHTYRERKILEDAGADLILLPFRDAAKEAARRLLQKI; encoded by the coding sequence ATGATTAATTTCAGCAATGTCTTTTCAGAAATTGCCTGTATATTAGCTATTGCTACGGGAGTTGGTGCGTTAGCGTTATGGCTACGTCAACCCCTAATTATGGCTTTTATCATCGTCGGTATTCTAGTCGGTCCTGCGGGGTTAGGAATCGTTATTTCCACTCAACAAGTCGAATTATTAGCAGAATTAGGCATTGCTTTACTCTTATTTGTCGTAGGATTAAAACTCGACCCCCACGAAATTGAGTCCGTTGGTCTAGTGGCTTTAATCACAGCAGTTGGACAAATTCTCATCACAGGAATTTTAGGTTATTTAATCGCAATTTCCCTCGGAATTAATCAACTATCTGCTTTTTATATCGCCACAGCTCTAAGCTTTTCCAGTACGATTATTATTGTTAAATTACTGTCTGATAAACGGGAAATTGATGCTCTCCACGGACGAATTGCCCTAGGGATACTAATTATTCAAGATATCGTCGTCGTCATAGTAATGATTGCCCTGACGGCTTTTCAGGGAAGTTCTCAGCAATCGTTATCTCAAGAAATTTTGATGGTTGTACTCAAAGGGGGGGGATTTTTAGGGTTAGTTACCCTATTAACTCGCTATGTTTTGCCTAAGTTACTCCATTCCCTCGCCCATTCTACCGAATTATTACTCATCTTTGCCATTTCTTGGGCGATCGCCTTAGCCGCCATAGGAGACGAATTAGGGTTTAGTAAAGAAGTCGGGGCTTTTATTGCCGGGGTATCCCTAGCCTCTACCCATTATCGGGCGACTTTAGGGGCAAGATTAGTCAGTTTACGGGATTTTCTGTTACTTTTCTTCTTTATTAACCTAGGCATTCATATTAATCTCAACCATTTAACCACAGGCATCATTCCTGCCGTCATTTTTTCCCTATTCGTTTTAGTGGGGAAACCCTTGATGGTTATGATTTTGATGAGTCTGATGGGACATCGTAAGTATACCAGTGCCATTACCAGTTTTTCCTTAGGACAGATTAGCGAATTTTCCTTGATTTTAGCGAGTTTAGGTGTGGAATTAGGGCATATTTCCGACAACACTCTAGGTTTAATTACCTTAGTAGGACTTATGACAATGGCAGTCTCTACCTATATGATCATTGATTCCCATACCCTCTATGAATGGTTTACCCCTGCTTTGTCCTATTTAGATCGATTAATTCCTCATTCTCACCGAAAATTAGGGGATTTAGAAAGGGTAGATATTCCCCCCGTAGACATAATTTTATTCGGGTTAGGACGCTATGGTGGTAGTTTGATTCAATACTTACAGGAACAGGGATTACAGGTTTTAGGAGTAGATTTTAATCCAGAATTGGTGCGGGAGTGGCGAGAAAAGGGGATTTTAGCTTTTTATGGCGATGTGGAAGATCCCGAATTTGCAGCAACCTTACCCTTAAATGAAGCCAAATGGATAGTCAGTACCCTACCCGGGTCACGCATTGGCTTACTATTACTCCATACGTTACAACATCGCCGTTTTGCAGGAAAAACCGCCTTAACCAGCCATACCTATCGAGAAAGAAAAATTTTGGAAGATGCGGGGGCAGATTTAATCCTATTACCCTTTCGAGATGCCGCCAAAGAAGCAGCCAGACGATTATTGCAGAAAATTTAG
- a CDS encoding HU family DNA-binding protein has protein sequence MNKGELIDAVAERAQVPKKQAEAVISATIETIMEAVSSEDKVTLVGFGSFEARDRKAREGRNPKTNEKMVIPATKVPAFSAGKQFKTKVASKGEE, from the coding sequence ATGAATAAAGGCGAATTAATTGATGCAGTAGCCGAAAGAGCCCAAGTTCCTAAAAAACAGGCAGAAGCGGTTATTAGTGCGACGATTGAAACCATTATGGAAGCTGTCTCTTCAGAGGATAAAGTTACCTTAGTCGGTTTTGGTTCTTTTGAAGCCCGCGATCGCAAAGCCCGTGAAGGTCGGAACCCAAAAACCAACGAAAAAATGGTGATTCCAGCGACAAAAGTTCCCGCCTTTTCTGCTGGAAAACAATTTAAAACCAAAGTTGCCTCTAAAGGAGAGGAATAG
- a CDS encoding glycosyltransferase produces the protein MFQETDYIIHDKCPFCQSRDLDKYKQRADQLWVLLCHNCRLGFVEKYPKNLAQWYDLEYYEKSTGQANSGIGYDNYQDVAYDYFLWAIALVALTKTKGSLFDLGCSNGLFLDLAKSYGCTDLGGVELTPEYAEIAQQKGYSVYNQSFLDIQFDANQKYDIVTAWAVLEHIPELNETLAKIKSILKPEGLLFFEVPCIVFDERDDYWLNSSLEHIYYFTEESFKTILKRHFNNCYIGGVFSLDGYGASLAGFVSNSPEKTIDYQPINDYLKSMTRVDLSTLSEVEIICYFIIHFRYTQNIEACKTIVDYLSQKETNSDQAVSLNLYYWSYLASNFLKAHLDNQNYIEAKDYFLEQISGLESNLENHQLSIKTLQQQLAEEVAEEAANYRKLYQELIRSNNQLEQVNHDLAQTQEQLHQTQGELHHTQEQLHHKQGELVQTQEQLYEKYHQIDQITHERNYWKSRVEAIETSKFWKLRDQWFKVRSLVGARNENLSFLQSLVTPLPPEQSNKQELLLDNNLALEESESSPIEVMTQEELEPIQETPVQRMTQEKWDQNLPLVSVIIPCYNYGQYLEEAIDSVLQQTFQNFEIIVVDDGSTDSKTQEVLDNLNKPKTTLIRQKNQGVAIARNEGIFQAKGKYICCLDADDKLKPAYLEKCLIKLETENLDICYTWIQEFEESDLVWKTASFELSKLLEENCLEVSAVFRRDIWEKVGGYDPQMAYEDWDLWITMAKMGAIGDVIPEPLFLYRKHGISKHDLDFSNHEEIKQKIETKHQKLYQEPDRVRAIEQAKPKYGVQDGYKNLLIQSENSPNEKRKTLLYALPFTVMGGVDTVLLTLMKNFKQQGFDIYVLTTLRPLTPKEDTTERYEEIVDGIYHFPNLLTEDKWPELVNYLIESKQIDLVLMAGSSYFYSLIPDLKDRYPNLKIVDQLYNEYGHIANNRKYADYIDLNIVENERVKTCLLDEYEEKPEKISLITNGVDINHFNPDFIEASNLPSLVIPPEKFVISYIGRFSEEKCPEVFVEIVNHFKNDHRLCFIMAGYGPMEDQIKDQIKTYGLEFRIHFPGIVETKPYLAITDLMILPSKIDGRPNIVLESLAMGIPVIASAIGGLPQIIQDGDNGFLCDPDNTEEFIEKIEKITSDTNLYQQMKQNARKYAVKSLDMAVMKTQYLELINRLI, from the coding sequence ATGTTCCAAGAAACTGATTACATAATTCATGATAAATGTCCGTTTTGCCAATCGAGAGATCTTGATAAATATAAGCAAAGAGCCGATCAGTTATGGGTTTTACTTTGCCATAATTGCCGCTTAGGATTTGTGGAAAAGTATCCAAAAAACTTGGCACAATGGTATGACTTAGAATACTATGAAAAGTCTACTGGGCAGGCAAATTCAGGCATTGGCTATGATAATTATCAAGACGTTGCTTATGATTATTTTCTTTGGGCGATCGCATTAGTGGCTTTAACGAAAACCAAAGGATCTTTGTTTGATTTGGGCTGTAGTAATGGCTTATTTCTTGATTTAGCTAAAAGTTATGGGTGTACCGATCTTGGGGGTGTTGAGTTAACCCCTGAATATGCAGAAATTGCTCAGCAAAAAGGTTACTCTGTTTATAACCAAAGTTTCCTTGATATTCAATTCGATGCTAATCAAAAATATGATATAGTAACAGCTTGGGCTGTCTTAGAACACATCCCTGAACTCAACGAAACCTTAGCAAAAATCAAATCGATTCTCAAACCCGAAGGACTGTTATTTTTTGAGGTTCCTTGTATTGTATTCGATGAAAGGGATGATTATTGGCTCAATTCATCTTTAGAACATATTTATTACTTTACTGAAGAAAGTTTTAAAACCATTCTGAAACGCCATTTCAATAACTGTTATATAGGGGGCGTTTTTTCCCTAGATGGGTATGGTGCAAGTCTAGCGGGGTTTGTCAGTAATTCTCCTGAGAAAACCATCGACTATCAACCGATTAATGATTACTTGAAGTCGATGACAAGAGTTGATTTATCGACTTTAAGCGAGGTCGAAATTATTTGTTATTTTATCATTCACTTCAGATATACGCAGAATATTGAAGCTTGCAAAACCATTGTTGATTACTTGAGTCAAAAAGAAACTAATAGTGATCAAGCAGTTAGTTTAAACCTATATTATTGGTCTTATCTTGCTTCTAATTTTCTGAAAGCTCATTTAGACAATCAGAACTATATCGAAGCAAAAGACTACTTTTTAGAACAGATTAGTGGACTTGAATCTAACCTAGAAAACCATCAGTTATCCATTAAAACGTTACAACAACAATTAGCAGAAGAAGTAGCAGAAGAAGCCGCTAATTATCGTAAGCTTTATCAAGAACTGATTCGCAGTAATAACCAATTAGAACAAGTCAATCATGACTTAGCACAAACCCAAGAACAACTTCATCAAACTCAAGGAGAACTTCATCACACCCAAGAACAACTCCATCACAAGCAAGGAGAACTGGTTCAAACCCAAGAACAACTCTATGAGAAGTATCATCAAATTGATCAAATTACCCATGAAAGAAACTATTGGAAATCTCGTGTAGAAGCCATAGAAACAAGCAAGTTCTGGAAACTCAGAGATCAATGGTTTAAAGTCAGAAGTCTCGTAGGAGCTAGGAATGAAAATCTATCTTTCTTGCAGTCTTTAGTAACTCCATTACCCCCTGAACAAAGCAACAAACAAGAGTTATTGCTTGATAATAATTTAGCTTTAGAAGAGAGTGAAAGTAGTCCCATTGAAGTGATGACTCAAGAAGAATTAGAACCCATTCAAGAAACTCCAGTTCAAAGGATGACTCAAGAAAAATGGGATCAAAATCTTCCCTTAGTGAGTGTAATTATTCCTTGTTATAATTATGGCCAATATCTAGAGGAAGCCATCGACTCAGTTTTGCAGCAGACTTTCCAAAATTTTGAGATTATTGTGGTTGATGATGGGTCAACCGATTCCAAAACCCAAGAGGTATTAGATAATCTCAATAAACCAAAAACTACCCTGATTCGACAAAAGAATCAAGGCGTTGCGATCGCGCGAAATGAAGGCATTTTTCAGGCTAAAGGGAAATACATCTGTTGTCTAGACGCTGATGATAAACTCAAACCAGCCTATCTAGAGAAATGTTTGATTAAACTCGAAACCGAAAATTTAGATATTTGCTACACTTGGATTCAAGAATTTGAGGAAAGTGATCTTGTCTGGAAAACGGCTTCTTTTGAGTTAAGCAAATTACTCGAAGAAAACTGTCTTGAAGTATCGGCTGTTTTTCGCCGTGATATCTGGGAAAAAGTTGGCGGATATGACCCCCAAATGGCTTACGAAGATTGGGATCTTTGGATTACAATGGCTAAGATGGGAGCCATTGGTGATGTTATCCCAGAACCCCTATTTTTGTATCGGAAACATGGGATATCCAAGCACGATCTTGACTTCAGTAACCATGAAGAAATCAAGCAAAAAATTGAGACTAAACACCAAAAATTATACCAAGAACCCGACCGTGTTCGTGCCATTGAACAAGCTAAACCTAAATATGGCGTTCAGGATGGCTATAAAAACCTCCTAATTCAGTCAGAAAATTCCCCTAATGAAAAACGCAAAACCTTACTTTATGCCCTTCCCTTTACCGTTATGGGGGGTGTAGATACAGTATTGTTAACGTTGATGAAAAATTTCAAACAACAGGGGTTTGATATTTATGTTTTAACGACCCTAAGACCCCTAACTCCCAAAGAAGATACGACGGAAAGATACGAAGAAATTGTCGATGGAATTTATCACTTTCCCAACTTATTAACGGAGGATAAGTGGCCAGAACTGGTTAATTACTTGATTGAATCTAAGCAAATTGATCTGGTTTTAATGGCCGGTTCGAGTTACTTTTATTCCCTAATTCCAGACCTGAAGGATCGCTATCCTAATCTGAAAATTGTCGATCAACTTTACAACGAATATGGTCACATTGCCAATAATCGGAAATACGCGGATTATATTGATCTCAATATTGTCGAAAATGAACGGGTTAAAACTTGTTTATTAGATGAGTATGAGGAGAAACCTGAAAAAATTTCTCTGATTACTAACGGGGTCGATATTAACCATTTCAATCCTGATTTCATTGAAGCTTCAAACTTACCCTCCTTAGTCATTCCTCCCGAAAAGTTTGTCATTTCCTATATTGGTCGTTTCTCAGAGGAGAAATGTCCAGAGGTCTTTGTAGAAATCGTTAATCACTTTAAAAATGACCACAGACTGTGCTTTATTATGGCAGGGTACGGACCCATGGAAGACCAAATTAAAGACCAGATTAAAACCTATGGGTTAGAGTTCCGGATTCACTTTCCGGGGATTGTGGAAACCAAACCCTATTTAGCTATCACTGACTTGATGATTCTGCCCTCAAAAATTGATGGCCGTCCTAATATTGTGCTAGAAAGTTTAGCGATGGGCATCCCTGTAATTGCCTCAGCCATTGGGGGACTACCCCAGATTATTCAAGACGGTGACAATGGCTTTCTGTGTGATCCCGATAATACAGAGGAATTTATCGAGAAAATTGAAAAAATTACTTCAGATACCAACTTGTATCAACAAATGAAGCAAAACGCGAGAAAATATGCTGTTAAGTCCTTGGATATGGCAGTTATGAAAACCCAGTATCTGGAGTTGATTAATCGTCTTATTTAA
- a CDS encoding glycosyltransferase → MKQCTVVIDGVFFQFNQTGIARVWRSLLEEWANTEFGDNLLVLDRSNTAPKVSGITYKQIQPYDYRYSALDCTILQGVCDQMGADIFISSYYTTPLSTPTVFMAYDMVPEVMQFDLNELCWQEKHRGILYSSRYLAISENTAKDLTHFFPQISPELVTVAYCGVNASFTPPSTEEVAKFKRQYNFNKPYFLLVGSRLSLKGYKNAILLFKAISQLDNRQEMAIVCIGGEPQLETELANLSQDIEVHLLTLEDAELRLAYGGAIALVYPSKYEGFGLPIVEAMACGCPVITCHNSSIPEVAGKAALYVEENNVEQAIEVLQLIQKPEIRHQLIELGLEQAKQFSWEKMADIIADILQKTAFEYRNKPPSRSTLIWQAFRQEQSYRQQETTLAEKVNQLTQQNQDLLKLIDDLEEKNASLSTTKSAIRQLARTFLNRLGSSRLM, encoded by the coding sequence ATGAAACAGTGTACCGTTGTTATTGATGGAGTATTTTTCCAATTTAATCAAACAGGAATCGCCCGCGTTTGGCGTTCCCTCTTAGAAGAATGGGCTAATACTGAGTTTGGAGACAACCTCCTTGTATTAGATAGAAGCAACACTGCTCCAAAAGTTTCCGGTATCACCTATAAACAGATTCAACCCTATGATTATCGCTATAGTGCGCTAGATTGTACTATCTTGCAAGGGGTTTGCGATCAAATGGGGGCAGATATTTTTATTTCATCCTACTATACCACTCCCCTTTCTACTCCTACGGTCTTTATGGCCTATGATATGGTTCCAGAAGTAATGCAATTTGACTTAAATGAACTCTGTTGGCAAGAAAAACACCGTGGAATCCTTTATTCAAGTCGATATTTAGCCATTTCTGAGAATACGGCTAAAGACTTAACCCATTTTTTTCCGCAAATTTCCCCAGAGTTAGTCACAGTTGCCTATTGTGGGGTCAACGCTTCCTTTACACCTCCCTCAACCGAGGAAGTCGCCAAATTTAAGCGTCAATATAACTTTAATAAGCCTTATTTTTTGTTAGTCGGTTCTCGACTGAGCCTCAAAGGATATAAAAATGCTATCCTTTTATTTAAAGCTATTTCCCAATTAGACAACCGTCAAGAAATGGCTATAGTTTGTATAGGAGGAGAACCCCAACTAGAAACAGAATTAGCTAATTTAAGTCAAGACATAGAAGTTCATTTATTAACCCTTGAAGATGCTGAATTACGGTTAGCTTATGGAGGTGCAATTGCCCTAGTTTATCCTTCAAAATATGAAGGTTTTGGCTTACCAATTGTTGAAGCGATGGCCTGTGGTTGTCCAGTCATTACCTGTCACAATTCTTCTATTCCTGAAGTAGCTGGAAAAGCTGCTTTATATGTTGAAGAAAATAATGTAGAACAAGCGATCGAAGTATTACAATTGATTCAAAAACCAGAAATTCGTCATCAACTCATAGAACTAGGATTAGAGCAAGCTAAACAATTTTCTTGGGAAAAAATGGCTGATATAATAGCTGATATTTTGCAAAAAACTGCCTTTGAATATCGCAATAAGCCCCCGTCTCGATCAACATTAATTTGGCAAGCGTTTAGACAGGAACAAAGCTACAGACAACAAGAAACTACCTTAGCAGAAAAGGTCAATCAACTAACCCAACAAAATCAAGATCTATTAAAACTTATTGATGATTTAGAAGAAAAAAATGCCAGCTTATCTACTACTAAATCAGCCATTCGTCAACTTGCCCGAACTTTTTTAAATAGGTTAGGTTCTTCTAGATTGATGTAA
- the cobD gene encoding threonine-phosphate decarboxylase CobD, which yields MTQPIHGGNIVWAASQVSCPISSILDFSASINPLGPPQGVMAVLSDAISQITHYPDPDYRQLRRSLADYHHISPDWIIPGNGAAELLTWAGRELAQYQTTYLLVPAFRDYWRALRSFGAQVTSYPFPWDDDPGTLTLTPINPQSSGIIINNPHNPTGKLFSRETLLPLLEKFALVVIDEAFMDFLAPDAEQSLIALVSDYPNLVVLRSLTKFYSIPGLRLGYAIAHPSRLEQWQGWRDPWSVNSLAARIGEIVIKDQEFQQQTWQWLTPTRNALFEGLSHLQGLQPFKSSANFLLVKTAISSLQLQQELLQKHQILIRDCLSFPELGDRYFRIAVRTDTENERLLEALEQI from the coding sequence ATGACACAACCCATCCATGGCGGCAACATCGTTTGGGCAGCAAGTCAAGTAAGCTGTCCAATTTCGTCTATTTTAGATTTTTCTGCCAGTATTAACCCTTTAGGTCCTCCTCAAGGGGTAATGGCAGTCCTAAGCGATGCTATTAGTCAAATTACTCACTATCCTGACCCCGACTATCGGCAACTGCGTCGATCGCTCGCTGACTATCATCACATCTCACCTGACTGGATTATCCCCGGAAATGGTGCAGCAGAGTTATTAACTTGGGCTGGACGGGAATTGGCGCAATACCAGACAACCTATCTCCTTGTTCCTGCTTTTAGGGACTACTGGCGTGCTTTACGCAGCTTCGGGGCACAGGTAACATCCTATCCCTTTCCTTGGGACGACGATCCCGGTACTTTAACCCTAACCCCGATTAATCCCCAATCTAGCGGAATAATCATCAATAATCCCCATAATCCCACGGGAAAACTCTTTTCTAGAGAAACCCTGTTACCGTTGTTGGAAAAATTCGCTCTGGTGGTGATAGATGAAGCTTTTATGGATTTTTTAGCCCCTGATGCGGAACAAAGCTTAATTGCTCTGGTATCTGATTATCCTAACTTGGTGGTTCTGCGATCGCTGACGAAATTTTATAGTATCCCTGGACTACGGTTAGGCTATGCGATCGCCCATCCCTCTCGTCTTGAACAATGGCAAGGTTGGCGCGATCCTTGGTCAGTCAATAGTTTAGCGGCTAGAATCGGAGAGATCGTGATTAAAGACCAAGAATTTCAACAACAAACCTGGCAATGGTTAACCCCTACCCGTAACGCTTTATTTGAAGGATTATCTCATCTTCAAGGACTGCAACCCTTCAAAAGTTCAGCCAACTTTTTATTAGTTAAAACAGCTATTTCTAGTCTTCAATTACAACAAGAATTATTGCAAAAGCATCAAATTTTAATCCGTGACTGTTTGAGTTTTCCAGAATTAGGCGATCGCTATTTTCGTATTGCGGTTAGGACTGATACAGAAAATGAAAGACTATTAGAGGCATTGGAGCAAATATAG
- a CDS encoding FG-GAP repeat domain-containing protein — MAFPSLTFLQNEGFTVSDGYTSQDSTPRLLADINADGLDDIVGFSEDAVYVSYQLADGLFTQYRELTFGQVSNFTGLQGYTDNTYVRTFGDVDGDGDDDLLAFTPTGIQLSINAGTDLTTDYRNDSAVGFQTAAGVTITAAVDGTNFTDPAQWTNQDETPRYFTDIDGDGDADLIGFGLDNTYYALGNGDGTFASGEASGFWDGAADQPFFSVDQGWTSDNSTPRLLGDLNGDGWADIIGFAQEGIDFTAFGGTADEGGVFVALSELDGTFGTPTQLTIGGTTDFFEDVWSSQDETPFYLVDIDNSGDLDIVGFGPSSIFYALGDGAGGFAAFVELESDAFTAASGFGSNNETPRFFTDLNGDTIADILGFGQSTVSSSENVFATDPTIGFDESTTTTIGAPSAFTINDGGWTSQTETTRFLTDVDGDGDDDILGFGLNNVYISVNEGGSFVEPVSVTITGATGFTSSNGGWSDQNLATRLIGDVNNDGRADIIGFGGGGTVFRALGTGTGFGTSSTISFTGDTTFTTTNGWTSQDETPRFLVDLNNDGFDDLIGFGGTSVFVSMNNAGIFGAVEQIEIGGATGFTINNGGWASQTQTPRLLGDITGDGFADIVGFGGASVFVAEGVGDGTFGDATAITFDGGTQFTIAQGWADNNVTPRELTDIDGDGALDIVGFGGNFVFASLNDGSGNFGAVQQLDFDGLSQFNINNGGWANQDTTPRFFGEIDGSAGSELLAFGGNYIFGADVTA, encoded by the coding sequence ATGGCATTTCCAAGTTTAACTTTTCTTCAGAATGAGGGATTTACCGTCAGTGATGGCTACACTAGCCAAGACTCAACCCCCCGTCTCCTAGCCGATATTAACGCAGATGGTCTTGACGATATCGTCGGTTTTAGTGAGGATGCCGTTTATGTTTCCTACCAACTAGCTGATGGACTCTTCACCCAATACCGTGAGCTCACGTTTGGACAAGTTTCCAACTTCACGGGTCTCCAAGGCTATACTGACAACACTTACGTCCGCACCTTTGGCGATGTAGATGGGGATGGGGATGATGATCTACTGGCATTTACCCCTACGGGAATTCAACTCTCAATCAATGCCGGGACTGACCTTACCACTGACTATCGCAATGACTCGGCTGTTGGGTTTCAGACAGCAGCAGGCGTGACGATTACTGCTGCTGTTGATGGTACTAACTTTACTGATCCAGCCCAATGGACTAATCAAGATGAAACCCCTCGTTACTTCACCGACATTGATGGTGATGGGGATGCTGACTTGATTGGATTCGGTCTGGATAATACTTATTATGCCCTTGGGAATGGTGATGGTACTTTTGCCAGTGGTGAGGCCAGTGGCTTTTGGGATGGTGCTGCTGACCAACCATTTTTCTCTGTTGATCAAGGCTGGACGAGCGACAATTCAACGCCTCGTCTTCTAGGAGATCTCAACGGAGATGGATGGGCTGATATTATTGGTTTTGCTCAAGAGGGGATTGATTTTACTGCTTTTGGTGGTACTGCTGATGAGGGAGGGGTATTTGTTGCCCTATCCGAGCTAGATGGGACTTTTGGTACTCCAACCCAACTTACCATAGGAGGAACCACTGACTTTTTTGAAGATGTCTGGTCTAGCCAAGATGAGACTCCCTTTTATCTCGTTGATATTGATAATAGTGGTGATCTTGATATCGTTGGCTTTGGTCCATCGTCCATTTTTTATGCCCTGGGAGATGGAGCAGGTGGTTTCGCTGCTTTTGTTGAGCTTGAGAGTGATGCCTTCACTGCTGCCAGTGGCTTTGGCAGTAACAACGAGACTCCTCGCTTTTTCACCGATCTCAACGGTGATACAATTGCAGATATTCTTGGCTTTGGTCAAAGTACAGTTTCAAGCTCTGAAAATGTCTTTGCTACGGACCCAACAATCGGCTTTGATGAGTCGACCACTACTACAATCGGTGCTCCTAGTGCCTTCACCATTAACGATGGCGGCTGGACGAGTCAAACCGAAACTACTCGCTTCTTAACCGATGTAGACGGGGATGGAGACGATGATATCCTAGGCTTTGGTCTAAACAACGTCTATATTTCAGTTAATGAAGGTGGAAGCTTTGTAGAACCAGTCTCCGTGACCATTACTGGAGCAACCGGCTTTACCAGTAGCAATGGCGGTTGGAGTGACCAAAATTTAGCGACTCGCCTCATCGGAGATGTCAATAACGATGGTCGGGCTGATATTATCGGCTTTGGCGGTGGCGGAACCGTTTTCCGCGCCTTAGGAACCGGTACTGGATTTGGTACTTCGAGCACCATCAGCTTCACTGGTGACACCACCTTCACCACTACCAATGGTTGGACAAGTCAAGATGAGACTCCTCGTTTCCTTGTCGATTTGAATAATGACGGCTTTGATGACTTAATCGGCTTCGGTGGTACCAGTGTCTTTGTTTCGATGAACAATGCCGGTATTTTTGGTGCAGTGGAGCAGATTGAGATTGGTGGTGCCACTGGCTTTACCATTAATAACGGCGGTTGGGCGAGCCAAACTCAAACCCCTCGCCTCTTAGGAGATATTACCGGTGATGGCTTCGCTGACATTGTTGGTTTCGGAGGTGCCTCGGTCTTCGTTGCTGAAGGGGTCGGAGATGGTACCTTTGGTGATGCCACAGCTATTACCTTTGACGGTGGAACCCAGTTTACCATTGCTCAAGGGTGGGCAGACAACAATGTAACCCCTCGTGAATTAACCGATATTGATGGCGACGGTGCTCTTGATATTGTTGGGTTTGGTGGCAACTTTGTCTTTGCTTCGCTCAATGATGGAAGTGGAAATTTTGGAGCCGTGCAACAGCTAGACTTTGACGGACTCAGCCAATTCAACATTAACAATGGTGGTTGGGCAAATCAAGACACCACCCCACGCTTCTTTGGCGAAATCGACGGATCAGCCGGTAGTGAACTACTTGCTTTCGGTGGCAACTATATCTTTGGTGCAGATGTCACTGCCTAG